The Psychrilyobacter piezotolerans genomic interval AAGGAGCATTCCTGTATAATAAAAAAGTAAATGGTTGAAAAAAAAAGATACCTCGATGTAAAATTAAGACGACTAAACCCTAATATTTTACGGAGGTATCCACATGAAGTTTAACCAAAATAGCAAAATAAGTCAAGTAAAAGAATCAAGTTTAATAGTAGGAATCGATATCGGAAGTACAACTCAATATGCTAGAGCATTTGATTGGAGGGGAATTGAGTTATCAAAAACCTTTAAATTTGCAAATAGTAGCATTGGATTTGAAAAATTTAATGATTGGCTTCAAAAGGTTTGTCAAAAACATCAAAAAACAGAAATAATAGCAGGATTAGAGCCAACAGGTCATTACTGGTTTAATTTATGTGAGAATATGAAAAATCACAATATAACCATTGCAATGGTTAATCCATATCATGTCAAGCAAACTAAGGAATTAGATGATAACAATCAAACAAAGAATGACTCCAAGGATCCGAAAGTAATCGCGAAATTAGTCATCAATGGGCGATTTAGTTATCCATATATACCAGAAGGAATATACGCTGATTTAAGAGTTGCAGACAGGTGTAGAGAAAAGATTGTCAATGAGTTAAATGGTATTAAGAACAGACTCCATAGATGGGTTTCAATATATTTTCCTGAGTACAAACTAGCATATTCTGCTATAGATTCAAAAAGTGGTTTGATGATATTAAAAGAAACCCCTTTGCCTAAAGAAATTGTTGAATTGGGCGTTGATGGTATTTTAAAAAAATGGAAAGATGCAAAATTAAGAGCAGTAGGATTAAGTAAGGCTAAAAAGCTAGTAGAGGCTGCTAAACAAAGTATCGGGTTTACAAAAGGTACTGAAATGGCTAAATTAGATATTCAAATGATGATAGAGGATTATGAGTACAAAACCAAACAATTGGATATGATAACGGAAGAATCGGAGAATTTATGTAATGAAATTCCTGAAACCAAGAAATTACTTGCGATCAAAGGTGTTGGAATAGCTACTGTAACTGCTTTTGCAGCAGAAGTAGGTGATATTAAACGTTTTAAATCAGCTAAACAAGTTCAAAAGTATGCTGGATTATCTTTAATGGAAAATAGCTCCGGAAAACACAATAGTTCAACAAGGATAAGTAAAAGGGGCAGAAGCAGACTCAGAGCTATACTATTTCGAGCTGCAATGCCATTAATAGGAAAAAATGAAGAATTTTCAGAGATATATAAATATTACATCACTAGAACCAATAGTCCACTGAAGAAAATGCAAGCCGTAATAGCCATTTGCTGTAAACTCATAAGAATATTCTTCACGATATTAACTAAAGGAATTGAATATAGTGGCAAAAAATTATTGTTAGATATAAGAAGACCAACATTGGAACAAGTAGCATAAGGAAAAAAACAAAAACATCGAAAAGAAAAAAGAACTAAAAAAGGTAAAACGTCCATCTTTTAAGATACCTAAATTTAGTTTTAAAAGTACTAAAAGACAAATAAGAGCTAGTAGTCGAAATTTTTCCATTAGAGCCATAGGACTCAGCAAAGGAGCAGAAAGACACTCAACTTATGGATAGGCAGAACGAAGGAATTTAGGACTCTTTTAATAAGATGATCCTGTTAGATATGGGAGGGTAGTTGCCATAAGAATATTGAGGGAATAAGGCCTTCAAAAAAAATAGTGAGGACGTTTGTTTGCTATACAAAAATTCTTGTTTTCAGTATTAAATACTATGAAATATCCATAAATAAG includes:
- a CDS encoding IS110 family transposase; translation: MKFNQNSKISQVKESSLIVGIDIGSTTQYARAFDWRGIELSKTFKFANSSIGFEKFNDWLQKVCQKHQKTEIIAGLEPTGHYWFNLCENMKNHNITIAMVNPYHVKQTKELDDNNQTKNDSKDPKVIAKLVINGRFSYPYIPEGIYADLRVADRCREKIVNELNGIKNRLHRWVSIYFPEYKLAYSAIDSKSGLMILKETPLPKEIVELGVDGILKKWKDAKLRAVGLSKAKKLVEAAKQSIGFTKGTEMAKLDIQMMIEDYEYKTKQLDMITEESENLCNEIPETKKLLAIKGVGIATVTAFAAEVGDIKRFKSAKQVQKYAGLSLMENSSGKHNSSTRISKRGRSRLRAILFRAAMPLIGKNEEFSEIYKYYITRTNSPLKKMQAVIAICCKLIRIFFTILTKGIEYSGKKLLLDIRRPTLEQVA